A genome region from Leptodactylus fuscus isolate aLepFus1 chromosome 6, aLepFus1.hap2, whole genome shotgun sequence includes the following:
- the FKBP1A gene encoding peptidyl-prolyl cis-trans isomerase FKBP1A, translating into MGVTVDSICPGDGQTFPKKGQRAVVHYEGYLQDGRKFDSSRDRNKPFCFCVGKNEVIRGWEEGVSRMSVGEKARLTCTPDYAYGSKGHPGVIPPNAVLIFDVELLRLE; encoded by the exons ATGGGAGTAACTGTGGATTCCATCTGCCCCGGGGACG GACAGACATTCCCAAAAAAGGGCCAGAGAGCTGTGGTGCACTATGAAG GATATCTTCAAGATGGAAGAAAGTTTGACTCTTCTCGTGACAGAAATAAGCCCTTCTGTTTCTGTGTTGGAAAGAATGAGGTGATCCGCGGCTGGGAAGAAGGCGTGTCACGG ATGAGTGTGGGTGAAAAAGCGCGTCTGACTTGCACCCCTGATTATGCATATGGAAGCAAAGGTCACCCTGGCGTCATCCCTCCTAATGCCGTTCTTATCTTTGATGTGGAGTTGCTGCGATTGGAGTGA